A single genomic interval of Agarivorans aestuarii harbors:
- a CDS encoding ion transporter has protein sequence MNTNSQNLQSQFERLKRNKLFELFVISVILISALLIGAKTYSLPPKVITATIILDYLITLFFVVEISIRFIAEPNKKHFFNNFWNVFDTLIVLVSLVPIENSELAIVGRLIRVFRVLRMVSIIPELRILLTSLVKALPQLGYVMLLMFIIFYIYAAIGSTLFETINPTLWGDIAISMLTLFRVMTFEDWTDVMYETMQVYSLSWIYFLSFIFLSAFAFLNMVIGIVVNVMEQEHAKVREEKSLAEGTNEPSLRELQQELSEIKALLKQQK, from the coding sequence TTGAACACTAATAGCCAAAACCTGCAAAGCCAATTTGAACGCCTTAAACGTAACAAGCTGTTTGAGTTGTTTGTAATTTCGGTGATCTTAATTTCTGCCTTACTTATTGGCGCAAAAACCTACTCGCTGCCGCCTAAAGTTATTACTGCCACCATCATACTCGACTACCTCATCACCCTGTTTTTTGTGGTCGAAATTAGCATTCGCTTTATTGCCGAGCCCAATAAAAAGCACTTCTTTAATAACTTCTGGAATGTCTTCGATACCCTAATTGTATTGGTAAGCCTAGTCCCTATCGAAAACTCTGAACTAGCTATAGTTGGTCGCCTAATTCGGGTATTTAGGGTACTGCGAATGGTGTCTATAATTCCCGAGCTGCGTATCTTGCTTACCTCGCTGGTTAAAGCCCTGCCGCAGCTGGGTTACGTAATGCTGCTAATGTTCATCATCTTCTACATCTACGCCGCCATTGGCAGCACCTTATTCGAAACCATTAACCCAACACTGTGGGGCGACATTGCCATCTCCATGCTCACCTTGTTCCGAGTGATGACCTTTGAAGACTGGACCGACGTAATGTACGAAACCATGCAGGTATACAGCCTAAGTTGGATTTACTTCCTTAGTTTTATCTTCCTGTCGGCGTTTGCCTTTCTTAACATGGTGATTGGCATTGTGGTAAATGTGATGGAACAAGAACACGCTAAAGTACGTGAAGAAAAAAGCCTCGCCGAAGGCACCAACGAGCCGAGTCTGCGAGAACTACAGCAAGAACTAAGCGAGATAAAAGCGCTGCTTAAGCAGCAAAAATAG
- a CDS encoding AAA family ATPase: MNQVLQNIQALKAQIGRSVIGQQHMVDTLLVALLTNGNVLLEGLPGTAKTRSIKALATALAVDLGRVQFTPDLLPSDVTGTEVYQEVDGKPKLTFQHGPVFNNLLLADEINRSPAKVQAALLEAMEERQITVAGKTYKLPELFMVLATQNPVEQEGTYPLPEAQMDRFIMKINLDYPSAEDEELIIKMVRGEEQKQQGGMEAIDPKFIFEARKQISDVYCSDAVLKYIVSIIVATREPELYTGSNLAKWISVGSSPRATIALDKCARAMAWLNGKDFVDPDDVRQVVHGVLRHRLILSYDALAEGITADDVIDEILAHVAVA; encoded by the coding sequence ATGAATCAGGTTCTACAAAATATTCAAGCATTAAAAGCCCAAATCGGGCGTTCCGTGATTGGTCAGCAGCATATGGTTGACACCTTATTGGTTGCATTATTGACCAACGGAAATGTTCTGCTTGAAGGCCTTCCAGGTACTGCTAAAACGCGTTCAATTAAAGCCTTAGCGACAGCCCTAGCTGTCGACCTCGGGCGAGTTCAGTTTACTCCTGACTTGTTACCTTCCGATGTGACTGGTACCGAGGTATACCAAGAGGTTGATGGTAAACCGAAACTTACTTTTCAACACGGCCCAGTGTTCAACAACCTACTTCTTGCAGATGAAATCAATCGCTCACCAGCCAAAGTTCAAGCCGCACTCTTAGAAGCGATGGAAGAAAGGCAGATCACGGTAGCCGGTAAAACCTATAAGTTACCAGAGCTTTTCATGGTGCTAGCCACACAAAACCCTGTTGAACAAGAAGGAACCTATCCTCTCCCAGAAGCACAGATGGACCGGTTTATTATGAAAATAAACCTTGACTACCCCAGTGCCGAAGATGAAGAGCTGATCATCAAAATGGTTCGAGGAGAAGAACAAAAGCAACAAGGAGGCATGGAAGCAATCGATCCTAAGTTTATCTTCGAGGCCCGCAAGCAAATTTCAGATGTCTACTGTAGTGATGCGGTCTTGAAGTACATCGTTAGCATCATTGTAGCAACCCGAGAGCCGGAGCTATATACGGGCTCAAATCTAGCTAAATGGATTTCTGTTGGTTCGAGTCCTCGTGCAACGATTGCTCTTGATAAGTGTGCAAGAGCAATGGCTTGGCTAAACGGCAAGGACTTTGTCGACCCTGATGATGTCAGACAGGTAGTTCATGGGGTGCTGAGGCATCGCCTGATCTTATCCTATGACGCATTGGCCGAAGGTATTACTGCGGATGACGTTATTGACGAAATACTGGCACACGTAGCAGTTGCGTAA
- the trhA gene encoding PAQR family membrane homeostasis protein TrhA: MQAAKHYSAKEELLNVVSHLIGLLISVVGLFMLLSKAEGLTEVVAVSIYGGSLVLLFLASSLYHAVSHSAWKAGLKLFDHSAIYLLIAGTYTPILLVSFDGWLSLISMIVIWTLAAFGVGFKLLTGTRFPKVSLSTYLAMGWLSLALAYPMYQHISGEGLWLLAAGGVLFSVGALFYVAKHKPYTHAIWHVFVVAGCACHFATVYGYIV, encoded by the coding sequence ATGCAGGCTGCAAAGCACTACAGCGCGAAAGAAGAATTACTGAATGTAGTTTCTCACCTCATTGGTTTGCTTATCTCAGTGGTCGGTTTGTTTATGCTACTGAGCAAAGCCGAAGGCCTAACTGAAGTGGTGGCTGTAAGTATTTATGGCGGGTCTTTAGTCTTGTTGTTTTTGGCCTCTTCTCTTTACCATGCGGTTAGCCATAGCGCATGGAAAGCTGGCTTAAAGCTGTTTGATCATTCTGCGATTTATCTGTTAATAGCTGGAACGTATACACCAATATTGCTGGTGTCTTTTGACGGTTGGTTATCGCTAATTTCGATGATTGTAATTTGGACGCTAGCGGCTTTTGGCGTGGGCTTTAAGTTGCTCACTGGCACCCGTTTCCCCAAAGTATCATTGAGTACTTACTTGGCGATGGGTTGGTTGTCTTTGGCGTTAGCTTATCCAATGTATCAGCATATTTCGGGCGAAGGTTTATGGCTATTAGCTGCCGGAGGAGTATTGTTTAGCGTGGGCGCGCTGTTTTATGTGGCCAAGCACAAACCTTACACACATGCTATCTGGCATGTTTTTGTAGTTGCAGGCTGCGCCTGCCATTTTGCTACTGTGTACGGCTATATTGTTTAG
- a CDS encoding DUF4381 domain-containing protein, with protein MSKLIANLHPEGITPLTSALVEPSLPDPVSWQPNAPGWYVVMCVIALYLTYKFYLQVKQYRLNAYRRAVLSELSKLELTDQDRHHLPLLLKRTALYAYPREQVAALVGTEWEAWLDTHCVNSDFSGCCTGLLASLAYSQTPAIEHRQLVMLSKEVAHWVKYHEVNND; from the coding sequence ATGAGTAAGCTCATAGCCAATCTGCACCCAGAGGGAATAACTCCTCTAACCTCCGCTTTAGTGGAACCAAGCCTTCCAGACCCTGTATCTTGGCAGCCAAACGCACCAGGGTGGTATGTGGTGATGTGCGTTATCGCACTTTATCTGACTTACAAGTTTTATTTGCAGGTCAAGCAGTATCGCCTTAATGCGTACCGAAGAGCAGTATTATCAGAGCTAAGCAAACTTGAACTTACTGACCAAGATCGCCATCACTTGCCTTTGCTGCTCAAAAGAACGGCACTGTATGCCTATCCTCGAGAGCAAGTTGCAGCTCTGGTTGGGACTGAGTGGGAGGCTTGGTTAGACACTCACTGTGTAAATAGTGACTTCAGCGGGTGCTGCACTGGCCTTTTAGCCTCGCTAGCTTATTCTCAAACGCCTGCAATCGAGCATCGGCAACTCGTTATGCTATCTAAGGAGGTAGCGCACTGGGTCAAGTATCATGAGGTCAATAATGATTGA
- the urtE gene encoding urea ABC transporter ATP-binding subunit UrtE: protein MLELSKVDSHYGASQALYNVGLSAEPGKISCVLGRNGVGKTTLLKALAGQQSISAGSIMFNGKDISKMSAAQRAKQGIAIVPQGREIFGQLTVLENLKTGFSVLPKSERFIPDEIFRLFPVLKQMLARRGGDLSGGQQQQLAIARALIMRPKLLMLDEPTEGIQPSIIKDIQKVLALLRDRGEMAIVLVEQYFDFAVALADNYTVLDRGNVVLQGSKDEVDEADVKRWMSV, encoded by the coding sequence ATGTTAGAACTTTCTAAAGTAGATAGTCATTACGGGGCTAGCCAAGCGCTTTACAATGTAGGCCTAAGTGCCGAGCCGGGCAAAATAAGCTGTGTACTCGGGCGCAACGGCGTGGGTAAAACCACGCTGCTAAAAGCGTTAGCGGGTCAGCAAAGCATTAGCGCCGGCAGCATTATGTTTAACGGTAAAGACATTAGCAAAATGTCGGCGGCGCAACGTGCCAAGCAAGGCATTGCGATTGTACCGCAAGGGCGTGAGATATTTGGTCAACTAACGGTGCTGGAGAATCTTAAAACCGGGTTTTCGGTATTACCTAAATCGGAGCGTTTTATTCCCGACGAAATCTTTCGTTTGTTCCCAGTGCTAAAGCAAATGCTGGCGCGCCGCGGCGGAGATTTATCGGGTGGCCAGCAGCAACAATTAGCGATAGCGCGCGCTTTAATCATGCGCCCTAAATTGTTAATGCTAGACGAACCTACCGAAGGGATTCAGCCCTCCATTATTAAAGATATCCAAAAGGTATTGGCACTACTGCGCGATCGCGGCGAAATGGCGATTGTATTAGTAGAGCAATATTTTGACTTTGCTGTAGCACTTGCCGACAACTACACCGTATTAGATCGCGGCAATGTTGTATTGCAAGGCAGCAAAGACGAAGTAGATGAAGCCGATGTGAAACGGTGGATGAGTGTTTAG
- a CDS encoding DUF1254 domain-containing protein, with product MKTTTISVLIYAALSSTTAFAEDVSTLTEYFAEDGEIATTQNYPTLETARQFVKVQEKVGVNNFEHKRVLTPTDDQPVVRMNRDTYYSMATIDVSKGARVTLPEIPGGMYMSLEVITEDHRIQQMRYGAGTYELSTHTGDHVHIIVRTDTRFSLDEVHAIQDQMSIEAGSSNEFMAPQVNKEAFDKVEDELKAQMPVILKRDGAQATFGMFTNPQDESKELFNEEKHAIGAAIGWGGAQLKDNVYEVSGNFPADKCYQATFPDPENQAFWSVTVYNKAGFMFKDVANVSSNFAPKNPDGTYTVSFGCGPDATNNLETDNESGMFSVAFRHYIPSQKVRDGYRVLPYVKEIK from the coding sequence ATGAAGACTACGACTATAAGTGTTCTAATTTATGCGGCTTTGTCCTCGACTACAGCCTTTGCCGAAGACGTTAGTACTTTGACAGAATACTTTGCTGAAGATGGCGAAATCGCCACAACCCAAAACTACCCTACATTGGAAACGGCCCGACAGTTCGTCAAAGTTCAAGAAAAAGTCGGAGTGAATAATTTTGAGCACAAGCGTGTACTCACACCGACAGATGACCAGCCAGTGGTAAGGATGAATCGAGATACCTACTACTCGATGGCCACGATTGATGTCTCCAAAGGCGCTAGGGTTACCCTTCCAGAAATTCCTGGTGGCATGTATATGTCGCTGGAGGTCATTACTGAAGATCACCGAATTCAGCAGATGCGCTATGGTGCGGGGACCTATGAACTGAGTACTCACACCGGAGACCACGTTCATATCATTGTTAGAACCGACACGCGCTTTAGTCTTGATGAAGTACACGCTATTCAAGATCAAATGAGCATTGAAGCAGGCTCGAGCAACGAGTTTATGGCTCCTCAAGTAAACAAGGAAGCCTTTGATAAAGTTGAAGATGAATTGAAAGCACAGATGCCTGTTATCCTCAAGCGAGATGGGGCACAAGCCACCTTTGGTATGTTTACCAATCCGCAAGACGAATCAAAAGAGCTGTTCAACGAAGAGAAACATGCCATCGGTGCGGCTATCGGTTGGGGCGGAGCGCAGTTAAAAGACAATGTTTATGAGGTTTCTGGCAACTTCCCTGCAGACAAGTGCTATCAAGCTACGTTCCCTGACCCAGAGAACCAAGCCTTCTGGTCTGTGACGGTATACAACAAGGCCGGCTTTATGTTTAAAGACGTCGCAAATGTCAGCTCAAACTTTGCACCTAAGAACCCTGATGGTACTTACACCGTGAGCTTTGGCTGTGGCCCAGATGCTACCAACAACCTAGAAACGGATAACGAGTCTGGTATGTTTAGCGTCGCATTCCGTCATTATATTCCAAGCCAGAAAGTGCGAGATGGCTACCGTGTACTGCCATACGTCAAAGAGATAAAATAG
- the urtD gene encoding urea ABC transporter ATP-binding protein UrtD: MRSVHIPQDTILYVDGVTKSFDGFKALNSLSLILEPGQMRAIIGPNGAGKTTMMDVITGKLRPDEGTVFFNNDIDLTQHDEAEIANIGIGRKFQKPSVIENLTVFENLELALAGRRGVFESLMHKLSSSDNKQIGDTLALIRLADKQEWLAGSLSHGQKQWLEIGMLIMQEPQLLLIDEPAAGMTDEETALTAELFKELAKKHSLVVVEHDMDFVKALDCPVTVLHEGSVLAQGTLEQVQQNQQVIEVYLGR; this comes from the coding sequence ATGCGTAGTGTACATATTCCTCAAGACACCATCTTGTATGTAGATGGTGTAACCAAAAGCTTCGATGGTTTTAAAGCCCTAAATAGCTTGTCGTTAATTTTAGAGCCTGGTCAAATGCGCGCGATTATTGGCCCCAATGGTGCTGGTAAAACCACCATGATGGACGTAATTACTGGCAAGCTTCGCCCCGATGAAGGCACGGTATTTTTTAATAACGATATCGATTTAACCCAGCACGACGAAGCCGAAATTGCCAACATTGGCATTGGCCGTAAGTTTCAAAAACCCTCGGTAATCGAAAACCTAACGGTATTCGAAAACCTCGAATTAGCTTTGGCCGGACGCCGTGGTGTGTTTGAATCTTTGATGCATAAACTGTCCTCTAGCGACAATAAACAAATTGGCGACACCTTAGCGCTGATTCGTTTAGCAGATAAGCAAGAATGGTTAGCTGGCTCTTTGTCGCATGGTCAAAAACAGTGGCTAGAGATTGGCATGTTAATTATGCAAGAGCCACAGTTATTGCTCATTGATGAACCCGCCGCCGGTATGACCGACGAAGAAACCGCCCTCACCGCCGAGCTGTTTAAAGAACTGGCTAAAAAGCACTCTTTAGTGGTGGTAGAGCACGACATGGATTTTGTAAAAGCACTAGATTGCCCAGTAACGGTATTGCACGAAGGTTCGGTATTGGCTCAAGGCACCCTTGAGCAAGTGCAGCAAAATCAGCAAGTCATCGAAGTTTACTTAGGGCGCTAG
- a CDS encoding vWA domain-containing protein, which translates to MIDYLASLVSDDISNFHFLRPWWLVAILPILAFYSILRKEDDLTTQWRKHMSPKMVKQLTVNTQSHAHLTPRKLFLVVALIATLVMAGPSWTRQSSPLFEDKSELIIALDVAESMYSTDLQPTRLTRAKQKVVKLIERRGDAKTALVIYGGSAHVAMPATKDSTLARYFLDVFDLQLLPDQTTAPDAFIQPARRLLEKTEVPSTVLLLTDKTDEQAIQRMQQEFADLQHQVVVWAIGEHPESGAGAPQLGIGLGEVELGHLADLAKAGHGEMVRFTHDNSDVEQVYRFIKNNLFSSNDAEQPWLDAGYWLLFILLPLQLMWFRRGWTLKW; encoded by the coding sequence ATGATTGATTACTTAGCTTCACTTGTGAGTGATGATATCAGCAACTTCCATTTCTTAAGGCCGTGGTGGTTGGTCGCGATTCTTCCAATACTGGCTTTTTACTCCATCTTACGAAAAGAAGATGACCTTACTACTCAGTGGCGAAAACACATGTCGCCTAAAATGGTTAAGCAGCTAACGGTTAATACGCAGAGTCATGCTCACCTAACCCCGAGAAAACTATTCTTAGTAGTTGCGCTTATCGCTACCTTGGTTATGGCAGGCCCATCATGGACCCGACAAAGCTCTCCTTTGTTTGAAGACAAGTCGGAATTGATCATTGCGCTCGATGTGGCAGAGAGTATGTATAGCACAGACCTTCAACCAACTAGGCTTACCAGGGCTAAGCAAAAGGTTGTGAAGTTGATAGAACGCCGTGGGGATGCGAAGACCGCATTGGTGATTTATGGTGGAAGTGCCCATGTTGCTATGCCTGCTACCAAGGACAGTACCTTGGCCCGCTACTTCCTAGATGTTTTTGATTTGCAATTGTTGCCTGACCAAACCACCGCGCCGGATGCGTTTATTCAACCTGCCCGCCGCTTACTTGAGAAGACAGAAGTCCCATCCACGGTGCTGCTACTGACCGACAAAACTGACGAGCAAGCCATTCAACGAATGCAGCAAGAGTTTGCTGACTTACAGCACCAAGTGGTGGTGTGGGCGATTGGCGAACATCCGGAAAGTGGCGCAGGAGCGCCTCAGCTGGGTATTGGCCTTGGCGAAGTCGAGTTGGGACACTTAGCTGATTTGGCCAAAGCTGGTCATGGAGAGATGGTCCGATTTACTCATGACAACTCTGACGTTGAACAAGTTTATAGGTTTATCAAAAACAACCTGTTTAGTTCAAATGATGCAGAGCAACCTTGGTTAGACGCTGGCTATTGGCTGCTATTTATCTTACTTCCACTTCAACTTATGTGGTTTAGACGAGGTTGGACACTGAAATGGTAA
- a CDS encoding LysR family transcriptional regulator translates to MVTLEQQLSRIDLNLLVSLSVLLKERNVTKAAQRLYLSQPAMSRTLGRLREAFDDPLFYRESSGLTPTQKALDLQGPLDDLLVSTHSLFSKTQFNPGGCENTFTISMPPLMSTFLSVPLVSSLISQAPLASLAEYPVTDNPVQHLASRDVDFSIHIERPKDEAEFPCQLLGRTYPVFYVSKNHPLAQSSEVSLDDVMAYRFVDMSLDISSFVEFNNPVDIYLESKGYRRSFVFKSGHITSLIEVMQSTLSVMASTHMLGQVKNLEEQLIPILGLKHIESVEVELYLIQHKRTLDSEAHKWFKDLLIATIRDDIFASSY, encoded by the coding sequence ATGGTGACACTGGAGCAACAACTCTCAAGAATTGACCTCAATCTATTGGTTTCACTCAGCGTGTTGCTCAAAGAGAGAAACGTTACTAAAGCGGCTCAGCGCTTGTACTTGTCTCAGCCTGCAATGAGTAGAACCTTGGGGAGGTTACGCGAGGCCTTTGATGACCCGCTATTTTACCGCGAGTCCAGCGGGCTTACTCCAACTCAAAAAGCTTTGGATCTACAAGGTCCTCTCGATGATCTTCTGGTATCCACGCATAGTCTGTTCTCAAAGACTCAGTTTAATCCGGGTGGATGTGAGAATACCTTTACTATCTCAATGCCCCCCTTGATGAGCACATTTCTTTCTGTACCGCTAGTTTCGAGCCTTATCAGCCAAGCACCCTTGGCGAGTTTGGCTGAATACCCTGTAACGGACAACCCGGTTCAACACCTTGCATCACGTGATGTTGATTTCTCAATCCATATCGAGAGACCAAAAGATGAAGCGGAGTTCCCTTGTCAATTGTTAGGGAGAACATATCCGGTTTTCTATGTATCAAAAAACCACCCCTTAGCTCAAAGCAGTGAAGTTAGTTTAGATGATGTAATGGCTTATCGCTTTGTTGATATGAGCCTAGACATAAGCTCTTTTGTCGAGTTTAACAATCCAGTAGATATTTACTTGGAGAGCAAGGGGTACCGCCGTAGCTTTGTTTTTAAGAGTGGTCATATTACTTCTTTGATCGAGGTTATGCAGAGTACATTGAGCGTGATGGCTTCTACTCATATGCTCGGTCAAGTTAAGAACTTGGAAGAGCAGCTAATCCCAATATTGGGTCTAAAGCACATCGAGAGTGTCGAGGTAGAGCTGTATCTAATACAACATAAACGTACTTTGGATAGTGAAGCCCACAAATGGTTCAAGGACTTACTGATTGCCACTATCAGAGATGACATCTTTGCTTCTTCATATTAG
- a CDS encoding AraC family transcriptional regulator — MASENPIAFGRCGFLIMFLRAVEGRYGISTEDLNIPTSLLEDPMRPMPLSEMTRYFGVLQERINDPLLVARACSSIELQYFPPLQAITQSTPVLFSAVMKMSSLGRVIQTGCKFITKIEHDEVRWSYDARILVVAERLLDGMMAAWVFIHLLRHYLGNGYSPTKLLLPGSQIGESKEVARIFGCEIVWNSQQTEVHFPADTLQSCSPIGRSIVHSSRNKRFSPLSYTDLPEETDFVRCVYEIINYVRAFGYPKQELVANILNMPPITLQRRLQKEKQSYSGLVKYQLLFNLAPEMLLAGKSENQVSAELGFKNRQSFDRAFKKAHGQTPTQYLGNLEEYL, encoded by the coding sequence ATGGCTTCGGAAAACCCTATTGCCTTTGGACGTTGTGGTTTCCTCATCATGTTCTTACGAGCAGTAGAGGGGCGCTATGGCATCAGCACCGAAGACTTAAATATACCTACTAGTTTGCTCGAAGATCCCATGCGGCCAATGCCCCTGAGTGAAATGACCCGCTACTTTGGCGTTCTTCAAGAGCGGATTAATGACCCTCTCTTGGTTGCCAGAGCCTGTTCTTCCATAGAACTTCAGTATTTCCCTCCTTTGCAAGCGATTACTCAATCAACTCCAGTTCTTTTTTCAGCGGTGATGAAAATGTCGAGTTTAGGCCGCGTAATCCAAACGGGATGTAAGTTCATAACCAAGATTGAGCATGATGAAGTGAGGTGGAGCTACGATGCACGAATTCTTGTTGTGGCAGAGCGACTGCTTGATGGAATGATGGCGGCATGGGTTTTTATCCACTTGCTGCGTCATTATCTCGGAAACGGCTATTCCCCTACAAAGCTACTACTACCTGGCTCCCAGATTGGTGAAAGCAAGGAAGTCGCTAGGATATTCGGTTGCGAAATTGTTTGGAATAGTCAGCAAACTGAGGTTCACTTTCCGGCCGACACGCTGCAAAGTTGCTCTCCTATTGGCCGCTCCATAGTACACTCGTCACGTAATAAAAGGTTTTCCCCTTTAAGCTACACAGACTTACCAGAGGAAACAGACTTCGTGCGTTGTGTGTATGAAATCATCAACTATGTTCGAGCCTTTGGCTATCCCAAACAGGAGTTGGTTGCCAATATATTGAACATGCCTCCGATTACTCTGCAAAGGCGATTACAGAAGGAAAAGCAGAGCTACTCTGGCTTAGTTAAGTACCAGTTACTGTTCAACCTTGCTCCTGAAATGCTGTTGGCGGGGAAAAGTGAAAACCAGGTGTCCGCCGAACTGGGCTTTAAGAATAGGCAGAGCTTTGATCGCGCCTTCAAGAAAGCTCACGGCCAAACGCCAACTCAGTATTTAGGGAATTTAGAGGAGTACTTGTGA
- a CDS encoding vWA domain-containing protein — MIEFEYPLAFLLLIAPWLMHQFAPAYKTQSKALKVPFFERLVAVSGKEALAGSAELKRRKVQWLLVVVGYLALVVAIAKPVWLGEPIEQRKSAREIMVALDLSGSMSEKDFVGASGEKVDRLTVAKQVLSDFAAQREHDRLGLILFADAAYVQAPFTDDLSAWQALLHEAQLGYAGFQTAFGDAIGLSISLFEQEKSRQRVLILLTDGDDTSSQMPPIKAAEIARKYKVKIYTIAMGDPSTDGRYKMDLPTLESVSEITGGQMFHAMDSTALQRAYDVINSLEQQEFKVSSHRPKHDLHHLAYGVFYALQLIGVVLVLFSKLNPRTEKATMGAGADRDITQACQTPPQGTHHD, encoded by the coding sequence ATGATTGAATTTGAATACCCTTTGGCATTTCTCCTGTTAATTGCCCCTTGGTTGATGCACCAATTTGCGCCAGCGTACAAAACTCAAAGCAAAGCCCTCAAGGTGCCTTTTTTTGAGCGCTTAGTCGCGGTGTCCGGAAAAGAGGCCTTGGCGGGCTCGGCCGAGCTTAAACGCCGAAAAGTTCAGTGGTTATTAGTGGTAGTTGGCTATCTCGCACTGGTGGTTGCTATTGCTAAGCCTGTTTGGCTAGGCGAGCCCATTGAACAAAGAAAATCCGCGCGAGAAATCATGGTAGCACTCGATTTATCAGGCTCTATGTCAGAGAAAGACTTTGTTGGAGCCTCTGGCGAGAAAGTAGATCGACTAACCGTCGCCAAACAAGTACTAAGCGATTTTGCGGCCCAACGAGAGCATGATCGATTAGGTTTGATTCTGTTTGCTGACGCGGCTTATGTGCAAGCACCATTCACCGACGACCTTAGCGCTTGGCAAGCATTACTCCATGAAGCCCAGCTGGGCTATGCGGGGTTTCAAACTGCCTTTGGTGACGCAATTGGCTTGTCCATCTCGCTATTTGAACAAGAAAAAAGTCGCCAACGGGTACTGATATTGCTTACCGATGGAGACGACACTAGTTCTCAGATGCCTCCTATCAAGGCAGCCGAAATCGCCCGTAAATACAAGGTTAAGATATACACCATTGCCATGGGTGACCCGAGTACTGATGGGCGCTACAAAATGGATTTACCCACGCTCGAAAGCGTATCTGAAATCACTGGTGGACAGATGTTCCATGCCATGGATTCAACAGCGTTGCAACGAGCTTACGACGTCATCAATAGCTTAGAACAGCAAGAGTTTAAGGTAAGTTCACATCGTCCAAAGCACGACTTACATCATCTCGCTTATGGCGTTTTTTATGCCTTACAGCTAATTGGGGTTGTCCTCGTGCTCTTCTCCAAACTCAATCCGAGAACCGAAAAAGCGACTATGGGCGCTGGCGCTGACAGAGATATCACTCAGGCATGCCAAACGCCCCCACAAGGAACGCATCATGATTGA
- a CDS encoding DUF58 domain-containing protein: MTISTAIKDPDFYTDLESLSRLRYKATGFDFLPSQPINSLLTGRHVSKLRGRGLNFEEMRHYQMGDDIRTMDWKVTMRTGKPHVKIFSEERERNVYLLIDQRMSMFFGSQGKMKSVVAAELSALIAWNVIASTDRVGAIIFDDESALTVAPHRSVNHVLKLLSQLVVKNHALHASDSAASKSSSFAGFFEQAQRLVKHDGLVIIITDGYGYTADNEDAIKKLCQHNDVIFCHVTDPLEHELANLGTVAFSDGAMQVAVPSDDALFREKFSYDVVTAIASFAALARRYRIPMLKFNTIEESDLQLRAALGRKVGK; encoded by the coding sequence ATGACTATCAGCACTGCCATTAAAGACCCTGATTTCTATACCGATCTCGAGTCTTTGAGTCGCTTACGATACAAAGCTACCGGGTTCGATTTCTTACCAAGTCAGCCAATCAACAGCCTATTGACCGGAAGACATGTCTCGAAGCTACGCGGCAGAGGCTTGAATTTCGAGGAGATGCGCCATTATCAAATGGGGGATGACATTCGCACCATGGATTGGAAAGTGACAATGCGAACCGGCAAGCCCCATGTAAAAATTTTTTCCGAAGAACGCGAGCGCAATGTCTACTTACTGATTGACCAGCGTATGAGCATGTTCTTTGGTAGCCAAGGCAAAATGAAATCCGTGGTGGCAGCAGAGCTAAGTGCTCTGATCGCCTGGAACGTCATTGCATCTACCGATCGTGTTGGCGCAATCATCTTTGATGACGAATCAGCACTTACGGTAGCGCCGCACAGAAGTGTTAATCATGTGCTCAAGCTCCTGAGTCAGCTTGTTGTGAAAAATCATGCCTTACACGCCAGCGATAGCGCTGCTTCCAAGAGTTCTTCTTTTGCTGGTTTTTTTGAGCAAGCCCAGCGTCTAGTCAAGCATGATGGTCTTGTCATTATCATTACAGATGGTTATGGCTACACTGCCGACAACGAAGACGCGATCAAAAAACTCTGCCAGCACAACGATGTGATCTTCTGTCATGTGACAGATCCACTGGAACACGAACTTGCTAACTTGGGTACCGTTGCTTTCAGTGATGGCGCAATGCAAGTAGCAGTGCCAAGTGATGATGCTCTATTTAGAGAGAAATTTTCTTATGATGTGGTTACAGCGATCGCTAGTTTTGCAGCCCTGGCAAGAAGGTATCGTATTCCAATGCTTAAGTTTAATACCATCGAAGAATCAGACCTCCAATTAAGGGCAGCCCTTGGCCGCAAGGTGGGCAAATAA